The following are encoded in a window of Candidatus Hydrogenedentota bacterium genomic DNA:
- a CDS encoding integrase core domain-containing protein encodes MDAKRLGCVLHSGRHVTVYAPHSYCGRHPNPNVARVQQVARNLTGCYDGLLPDSRYVLVDRDTHFLAFRGVLEGSPTKTVLPPPYSPNLNANFERYIRSVKSGCISRIIFFGERSLRRAPTQFEAHYHDERNHQGLGNNLIEAGEEVGHIEGNITCRNRLGGMLRYYYRQAA; translated from the coding sequence ATGGACGCGAAGCGGCTCGGTTGCGTTCTACATTCTGGTCGCCATGTGACTGTGTACGCGCCACATTCATATTGCGGGCGGCATCCCAACCCCAACGTTGCGAGGGTACAGCAAGTCGCGAGGAACCTCACCGGCTGCTACGACGGCCTCCTTCCTGATAGCCGATATGTACTGGTTGACCGAGACACCCACTTCCTCGCTTTTCGTGGCGTGCTCGAGGGCTCACCGACGAAAACCGTTTTGCCGCCGCCCTACAGCCCGAATTTGAATGCCAACTTTGAGCGATACATAAGGTCCGTGAAATCAGGATGCATCAGCCGGATAATCTTCTTTGGCGAACGATCACTGCGCCGGGCCCCGACGCAATTCGAAGCACATTATCACGACGAACGTAACCATCAAGGACTCGGCAACAATCTTATCGAGGCGGGCGAAGAAGTCGGACATATCGAAGGCAACATCACCTGCCGCAACCGCCTCGGCGGCATGCTCCGCTACTACTACCGCCAAGCAGCGTGA
- a CDS encoding DUF1559 domain-containing protein, which produces MKKKGFTLIELLVVIAIIGILAAILLPALARARESARRSSCQNNLKQFGLVFKMYGNESGGKFPPMQIAGPLKPDGTADVLAAAGPACKAIFPEYLTDPNIIICPSDAEAAKIRTRLWGLDKPAGDPEYNKPQLLNDPQLMYQSYGYLGWAFDKCKDVRRANEFTAFSLLTTGIQGTPWVPAQIGAALDGLILQYGNAIITALGQGNSESIGLQVAEAIDHDASLVGTPFQDNNLGNGGGNYVYRLREGVERFLVTDINNPAATALAQSSLFIMFDLMGTGVSGILFNHIPGGCNVLFMDGHVEFVKYIGMDVDSMATPEEVKAAMESGGCKDPVLPTLASLLAAFGAH; this is translated from the coding sequence ATGAAGAAAAAAGGTTTCACACTCATTGAACTGCTGGTCGTAATCGCCATCATCGGAATCCTAGCCGCCATTTTGCTGCCGGCGCTTGCGCGCGCGCGTGAATCCGCGCGGCGTTCGAGTTGCCAGAACAACCTCAAGCAATTCGGGTTGGTGTTCAAGATGTACGGCAACGAATCCGGGGGCAAATTCCCACCCATGCAGATTGCCGGACCGCTCAAGCCGGACGGCACCGCCGACGTGTTGGCGGCGGCGGGTCCTGCCTGCAAAGCCATTTTTCCGGAATATCTGACGGATCCGAACATCATCATCTGTCCATCGGACGCCGAAGCGGCGAAGATTCGCACGAGGTTGTGGGGTTTGGACAAGCCGGCGGGCGATCCGGAATACAACAAGCCGCAATTGCTCAACGATCCGCAATTGATGTACCAGAGTTACGGATATCTGGGCTGGGCGTTCGACAAGTGCAAGGACGTGCGGCGCGCGAACGAATTCACCGCGTTTTCGCTGCTTACCACGGGCATTCAGGGCACGCCGTGGGTGCCTGCCCAGATTGGCGCCGCCTTGGACGGGTTGATTCTCCAATACGGGAACGCGATTATCACGGCGCTCGGGCAGGGCAACAGCGAAAGCATTGGGCTTCAAGTGGCGGAGGCCATCGATCATGACGCATCCCTGGTGGGCACGCCGTTCCAGGACAACAATCTTGGAAACGGCGGTGGAAATTACGTCTATCGTCTTCGTGAGGGTGTCGAACGGTTCCTCGTGACCGACATCAACAATCCGGCCGCCACCGCCCTTGCCCAGAGCAGTCTCTTCATCATGTTCGACCTGATGGGCACGGGTGTCAGCGGTATTTTGTTCAACCATATTCCGGGCGGTTGCAACGTCCTGTTCATGGACGGCCATGTGGAATTCGTCAAATACATCGGGATGGATGTGGACAGCATGGCCACACCGGAAGAGGTCAAGGCGGCGATGGAAAGTGGTGGTTGCAAAGATCCCGTCCTGCCGACGCTCGCTTCGCTTCTGGCGGCCTTCGGCGCACACTGA
- a CDS encoding L,D-transpeptidase: MTEYPAPEIEDSAPDLKLPSGQALTDTQRARLALYDWESHVGEGLGVWICVDNQRFYIVSNYKIIWETKCSTAAKGTGFKRNSFQTPLGWHSVAEKIGDGKPIGQVFREKRPTSEVWKPGQTVKEDLVLTRILALRGEEPGRNQGGDVDSFDRKIYIHGTNDEARIGQPVSHGCVRLTNADVVEAYDRIPQGTWVLITE; encoded by the coding sequence ATGACGGAATATCCTGCACCGGAAATTGAAGACTCCGCGCCCGATTTGAAACTCCCGTCGGGCCAAGCATTGACGGATACCCAAAGGGCGAGACTGGCGCTTTATGATTGGGAATCCCATGTGGGCGAGGGGCTTGGCGTATGGATTTGTGTGGACAATCAACGCTTTTATATCGTAAGTAATTACAAAATAATATGGGAAACGAAGTGTTCGACTGCCGCCAAGGGTACGGGATTCAAGCGGAACAGTTTTCAAACGCCGCTGGGCTGGCATTCCGTAGCGGAAAAAATCGGCGACGGAAAACCGATAGGGCAGGTTTTTCGCGAGAAGCGTCCGACATCCGAGGTTTGGAAACCCGGCCAAACGGTCAAGGAGGATTTGGTCTTGACCCGCATCCTTGCGCTTCGCGGCGAGGAGCCCGGACGCAATCAAGGGGGCGATGTGGATTCTTTCGATCGCAAGATATATATTCACGGGACGAACGATGAAGCACGGATTGGCCAGCCGGTGTCGCATGGTTGTGTGCGATTGACAAATGCCGATGTTGTGGAGGCGTATGACCGCATTCCGCAGGGCACGTGGGTCCTGATAACGGAATAG
- a CDS encoding prepilin-type N-terminal cleavage/methylation domain-containing protein has product MNRKGFTLIELLVVIAIIGILAAILLPALARARESARRASCQNNLKQWGLVMKMYANEAGGRFPPLQAGGFPKQDGTRIPIVDFGPCVFGLYPEYLTDPMIVFCPSDSKRGEHIKRAHYDDNPAEWCFGVAEENGEYCARTIDTSYCYLGWVFDKAGYDDPNAALISFSILSYLPQVLNPDEIPDPLEQEQPIPKQVGIAIESMVNGNGGAIGLLQCYTSEKPGLWPIVDVDLKFDPLASNYEPGLGNGGGETVYRLREGVERFLITDINNPAATSTLGGRP; this is encoded by the coding sequence ATGAATCGCAAAGGCTTTACGCTCATCGAGTTGTTGGTTGTCATCGCGATTATCGGCATACTCGCGGCAATCTTGCTGCCGGCGCTGGCGCGGGCCCGTGAATCCGCCCGGCGCGCGAGTTGCCAAAACAATCTCAAGCAATGGGGCCTTGTGATGAAGATGTACGCCAACGAGGCGGGCGGGCGTTTTCCACCGCTTCAGGCCGGCGGTTTTCCAAAGCAGGACGGCACACGAATTCCGATTGTGGATTTTGGGCCCTGTGTATTTGGACTGTATCCGGAATATTTGACCGATCCGATGATTGTGTTTTGTCCGTCCGATTCCAAGCGCGGTGAACATATCAAGCGCGCCCATTACGACGACAATCCGGCGGAATGGTGTTTTGGCGTGGCCGAGGAAAACGGCGAGTATTGCGCGCGCACCATTGACACGTCCTACTGCTACCTCGGGTGGGTTTTCGACAAGGCCGGATATGACGATCCCAATGCCGCGCTCATCAGTTTTTCCATCCTTTCCTATCTTCCTCAGGTTCTGAATCCGGATGAAATTCCCGATCCGCTCGAACAGGAACAGCCCATTCCCAAACAGGTCGGCATCGCCATCGAGTCCATGGTCAATGGCAACGGCGGGGCGATCGGTCTGTTGCAGTGTTACACGAGCGAAAAACCGGGTTTGTGGCCCATCGTGGACGTGGATCTCAAATTCGATCCACTGGCGTCGAACTATGAACCCGGACTCGGCAATGGCGGCGGCGAGACGGTCTACCGGCTCCGCGAGGGTGTCGAGCGTTTCCTGATCACCGACATCAACAATCCGGCGGCCACCTCCACCCTGGGAGGACGACCGTGA
- a CDS encoding carbohydrate-binding family 9-like protein: protein MDHSIPVYTVLRAVNTPDGQRRWDDAPWNDAPALALANFHPAGSDHHPRAEAKMLYDDANLYGLFRVEDRYVVCRHEEYQAAVYEDSCVEFFVKPKPDRGYMNFEMSCGGNLLLYCISDWRRKSYPAEPDDEFESFVKVPKTIGARVALFHSMPARIDTEITAPVVWTLEFHIPLDVLEEYIGPLRPLAGQTWRANFNKCADASSHPHWATWAPIGPELNLHQPEHFGVLRFE, encoded by the coding sequence ATGGACCATTCGATTCCTGTATATACCGTGTTGCGCGCCGTCAATACGCCCGACGGGCAAAGGCGTTGGGACGACGCGCCATGGAATGATGCACCGGCGCTTGCCCTTGCGAATTTTCATCCGGCCGGCAGCGATCATCATCCCCGCGCCGAGGCCAAAATGCTTTACGACGACGCGAATCTTTACGGTCTGTTTCGTGTTGAGGATCGCTATGTCGTCTGCCGGCATGAAGAGTATCAGGCGGCTGTGTATGAAGATTCATGCGTCGAGTTTTTCGTCAAACCCAAACCGGATCGCGGGTATATGAATTTTGAAATGAGTTGCGGGGGAAACCTGTTGCTCTATTGCATAAGCGACTGGCGGCGCAAATCCTATCCCGCGGAACCGGACGACGAATTCGAATCCTTCGTGAAGGTCCCGAAGACGATCGGAGCGCGCGTGGCTCTGTTCCATTCGATGCCCGCGCGCATTGATACCGAAATTACGGCGCCGGTCGTGTGGACGCTTGAATTCCATATTCCGCTGGATGTCCTGGAAGAGTACATCGGCCCGCTTCGTCCCCTTGCGGGCCAGACATGGCGCGCCAATTTCAACAAGTGCGCCGACGCCTCCTCGCATCCCCATTGGGCGACATGGGCGCCGATTGGTCCCGAACTCAACCTGCACCAGCCGGAACATTTCGGCGTCTTGCGGTTTGAGTGA
- a CDS encoding DegT/DnrJ/EryC1/StrS family aminotransferase, producing MMTREARQAIFKRGKPKTLWEGEPMLGSIYGEEEIEAVVEAIRDSMEVSRGFGGQKIAEFETAFAQYIGTKHAIAVNSAGPGLDMAMRYLKLEPGDEVIVPAINFVASPMAVIGAGGQVIWGEVNPKTLQLDPNDVEKRITPRTRAIFPVHMNGLAAPMADFLELAKRYPHEKHGPLAVIGDVARACGGEYQGEKLGKKGLMSVFSFHTMKNMVTLGEGGMVVTDDDDAAAFCRSTRFYGWNETGVWGSSHVMTKIQAAAGLVQLKKLDGFIAMRRRLAHRRNEMLSDVPELQLPYEPPDCLHTYYLYTCILPESWAGEKRDNIMKMMDEEFGVRLLVANPPVYTHQRFVRDHTPGQSLPLSESLGRRLFCVPTHPGMSDEDNEYIAAALIECIERLR from the coding sequence ATGATGACCCGTGAAGCGCGCCAGGCGATTTTTAAACGCGGCAAGCCCAAGACGCTGTGGGAAGGCGAACCCATGCTGGGCAGCATCTACGGCGAGGAGGAAATCGAGGCGGTCGTGGAGGCCATCCGCGACTCGATGGAGGTGAGCCGCGGTTTCGGCGGCCAGAAGATAGCGGAATTCGAGACGGCGTTCGCCCAGTACATCGGCACGAAACACGCCATTGCGGTGAACAGCGCCGGCCCTGGACTCGACATGGCCATGCGTTACCTCAAACTTGAACCGGGGGACGAGGTCATTGTACCGGCGATCAATTTTGTTGCTTCGCCGATGGCGGTCATTGGCGCGGGGGGACAGGTAATATGGGGCGAGGTCAATCCAAAGACGCTCCAACTCGATCCGAACGACGTCGAAAAACGCATCACGCCGCGCACGCGCGCGATATTTCCCGTCCACATGAACGGACTTGCGGCGCCGATGGCCGATTTCCTTGAACTGGCAAAACGCTATCCGCATGAAAAACACGGACCGCTGGCCGTCATCGGCGACGTGGCGCGTGCCTGCGGTGGTGAATACCAGGGCGAGAAACTCGGCAAGAAGGGACTCATGTCCGTCTTTTCGTTCCACACCATGAAAAACATGGTCACGCTCGGCGAAGGCGGCATGGTCGTGACCGACGACGACGATGCGGCGGCGTTTTGCCGTTCGACGCGCTTTTACGGTTGGAACGAGACGGGGGTATGGGGATCCTCGCATGTCATGACCAAGATTCAGGCGGCGGCCGGACTCGTTCAGTTGAAAAAACTCGACGGTTTCATCGCCATGCGCCGTCGTCTGGCGCACCGCCGAAATGAAATGCTTTCGGACGTGCCGGAACTCCAGTTGCCGTATGAACCGCCCGACTGCCTGCATACGTATTATCTTTACACCTGCATTTTGCCGGAATCGTGGGCGGGCGAAAAGCGTGACAATATCATGAAAATGATGGACGAGGAATTCGGCGTTCGTTTGCTGGTGGCGAATCCGCCGGTTTATACGCATCAGCGTTTCGTGCGCGATCACACGCCGGGCCAATCGTTGCCGCTGTCGGAATCGCTGGGCAGGCGCCTGTTCTGCGTGCCGACACATCCGGGCATGTCTGACGAGGACAACGAATACATCGCCGCCGCCCTGATCGAGTGCATCGAGCGGCTGCGTTGA
- a CDS encoding carbohydrate kinase family protein encodes MAIDVVTIGVVCADVMVKPVDSLPKRGSLGLAPQLELHLGGLAGVTAAVLCRLGAKTAFTGRLGQDGFGDFIISTLSAMGVDVSRVRRTSECGTSATVVLISSDGERTFLHHLGTNTLTGEEDVDWDLVSQAKVLHWGGTSITPSLDGKPIGRIFAKARELGVKTSMDTCFDGKGIWFPHIEHALPHLDIAMSSIEEARNYTGQETPKAIADFYRSYGVETVMVKMGSDGLYVQNATESYVIPAHKVPVIDTTGAGDAACGGFLYGYIRGWDLRRCGQLANAAGALTVQVMGGAEGVRSLDQALLLMGND; translated from the coding sequence ATGGCGATTGATGTGGTGACAATCGGAGTTGTTTGCGCGGACGTAATGGTAAAGCCGGTGGACTCTTTGCCCAAGCGGGGTTCTCTGGGACTTGCTCCGCAATTGGAATTGCATTTGGGCGGACTTGCGGGCGTAACGGCGGCGGTTCTGTGCCGGCTGGGCGCCAAGACGGCTTTCACGGGCCGGCTGGGACAGGATGGGTTTGGCGATTTCATCATCAGCACGCTGTCGGCCATGGGCGTGGATGTGAGCCGCGTGCGTCGCACAAGCGAATGCGGCACATCTGCGACCGTTGTCCTGATCAGTTCAGATGGCGAACGAACCTTTTTACATCATTTGGGCACGAACACCCTGACTGGCGAAGAAGATGTTGACTGGGACTTGGTGTCCCAGGCGAAAGTTCTCCATTGGGGCGGGACCTCCATTACGCCATCCCTTGACGGAAAGCCCATCGGCCGCATCTTCGCTAAGGCGCGCGAACTCGGCGTAAAAACCTCTATGGACACCTGCTTCGACGGCAAGGGCATCTGGTTCCCCCACATCGAACACGCCCTGCCGCATCTTGACATCGCGATGTCGAGCATCGAGGAGGCCCGGAATTACACGGGCCAGGAAACGCCGAAAGCCATCGCGGACTTCTACCGTTCCTACGGCGTCGAAACGGTGATGGTAAAAATGGGCAGCGACGGTCTGTATGTCCAGAACGCAACGGAATCGTATGTCATCCCCGCGCACAAGGTGCCGGTGATTGACACGACAGGCGCGGGCGACGCCGCGTGCGGCGGTTTTCTCTACGGTTATATCCGCGGCTGGGATCTGCGCCGCTGCGGCCAGTTGGCCAACGCGGCAGGCGCCTTGACCGTTCAAGTGATGGGCGGCGCCGAGGGCGTCCGATCGCTGGATCAGGCCTTGCTATTGATGGGGAACGACTGA
- a CDS encoding tetratricopeptide repeat protein, with product MTPESRDEWRERRLRRILFALILLAALALRLHRIGAEGVCLEEFVGMVHLKASSLWEYLVQTRKSYPFMSPLSFMFEYLWAGMFGYAPATVRMLHVLCGMCTVLLAYRFTTFFFSGHPRAQWAGLAAMLCVALSPQQVFFSQEARQYPFLVFFALASLHTFLKGVRGNGAFWWILNFLANACVMATHLFAMIVPFVEGIVLLIYGRGHIRRIIVWGTAHALVVLPWVAWAATMTMKNPGYPESAPRWEVLLLDWFGDDVIHQAAQVMYSHRTWWFLPQSWAAPIASAQPVLDIATNVFFGACAAGAILFLARAAFRKTTAPSFPEWLLVFLWFFLPPVVLWTASQVMTPMLMPRHTGYASLGLYVMFGGLAAAIPRRTARLALMGVPAFLLFYQCSISLPGPQRTDWNVALDYVRSGWKPGDLLLYEGGEMGLVCEFNLGPVDNPATTAANLESLCDQSVLFLDACARSSDPADRQRTLWALFLAMGRPAFEQCLQSHGIVWDSRDFHGFRSISVYRATRLPDAPLAPIGEVRPNLSGLAKAVRDQPDHAAVEQFRAMIKANPDMPAMVRAKLGLVLALKGAVEVADTIWAGAAVMDSVAAGAITDLCDGMKDDKASASIADALLKNAQRDSARLPVLEMFMQSLLWKNRPERLIETARSLVAFRPDHAPTHAIMGFAREKIGDKAGAIESFKRAIELDPDQGGRTYLSLGNLLRDLGQADKALDIFRAGVARYPDEPWLNASLAISLRDKGDLSGAIAAFNAAVNAGTTDPNLWVLLGDAQSATGDKKAAGDSYQKALAMDPSCRSARDALKRLGN from the coding sequence ATGACGCCTGAATCCCGGGACGAATGGCGCGAACGGCGCCTCCGGCGTATCTTGTTTGCGTTGATTCTCCTGGCGGCCTTGGCGTTGCGCCTGCATCGCATCGGGGCGGAGGGGGTATGCCTCGAGGAATTCGTCGGAATGGTCCATCTCAAGGCGTCGAGCCTGTGGGAATATCTCGTTCAGACGCGCAAAAGCTATCCGTTCATGTCGCCCCTGTCCTTCATGTTCGAATACCTTTGGGCCGGCATGTTCGGATACGCCCCCGCAACGGTGCGCATGCTCCACGTCCTGTGCGGCATGTGCACAGTCCTGCTGGCGTACCGGTTCACGACTTTTTTTTTCAGCGGCCACCCGCGCGCGCAATGGGCGGGCCTCGCCGCGATGTTGTGCGTGGCGCTGTCGCCGCAGCAAGTCTTTTTTTCGCAGGAAGCGCGGCAATATCCATTTTTGGTTTTCTTTGCGCTGGCTTCGCTCCACACATTCCTGAAAGGGGTGCGCGGCAACGGCGCATTTTGGTGGATATTGAATTTTCTCGCCAACGCCTGCGTCATGGCCACGCATTTATTCGCCATGATCGTGCCGTTTGTCGAGGGAATCGTTCTGCTGATTTATGGGCGGGGCCATATTCGGCGCATAATCGTCTGGGGAACGGCGCATGCGCTTGTCGTGTTGCCTTGGGTGGCCTGGGCCGCCACCATGACCATGAAAAATCCGGGATATCCGGAAAGCGCCCCGCGCTGGGAGGTTTTGCTGCTGGACTGGTTCGGCGACGACGTCATTCACCAGGCCGCGCAAGTCATGTATAGCCATCGGACGTGGTGGTTCCTTCCGCAATCATGGGCGGCGCCCATTGCCTCGGCGCAGCCTGTTCTTGATATTGCGACGAATGTCTTTTTCGGCGCATGCGCCGCAGGGGCGATCCTCTTTCTGGCGCGGGCGGCGTTCCGCAAGACAACCGCGCCGTCTTTTCCCGAATGGCTCCTGGTGTTTCTGTGGTTTTTCTTGCCGCCGGTCGTGTTATGGACGGCCTCGCAGGTCATGACGCCGATGCTGATGCCGCGCCATACCGGCTATGCCTCGCTGGGACTCTATGTCATGTTCGGCGGGTTGGCCGCGGCGATTCCGCGGCGCACGGCGCGTCTAGCCCTCATGGGGGTTCCGGCCTTTCTGCTTTTCTATCAGTGCTCGATATCGTTGCCGGGACCCCAGAGAACCGATTGGAACGTGGCGCTGGACTATGTTCGGTCAGGCTGGAAACCCGGCGACCTGCTCCTTTATGAAGGGGGGGAGATGGGACTGGTCTGCGAATTCAACTTGGGGCCTGTGGACAATCCGGCCACCACGGCTGCCAACCTGGAATCCCTGTGTGATCAGTCCGTGTTGTTTCTCGACGCCTGTGCCCGATCGTCCGATCCGGCGGACCGCCAGCGCACGCTGTGGGCGCTCTTTTTGGCCATGGGGCGTCCCGCGTTCGAACAATGCCTGCAATCGCACGGCATTGTGTGGGACTCGCGCGATTTTCACGGATTCCGGAGCATTTCCGTGTATCGCGCGACGCGATTGCCCGATGCGCCGCTTGCGCCCATCGGGGAAGTTCGCCCCAACCTTTCCGGTCTTGCCAAGGCTGTGCGCGATCAACCGGACCACGCCGCCGTGGAACAATTTCGCGCCATGATCAAGGCCAATCCCGATATGCCCGCGATGGTGCGCGCGAAACTGGGTCTGGTTCTTGCCCTGAAGGGAGCCGTGGAGGTTGCGGACACGATCTGGGCCGGTGCGGCGGTCATGGACTCCGTGGCCGCGGGGGCGATTACGGATTTATGCGATGGAATGAAAGACGACAAGGCATCGGCCTCCATTGCGGATGCCCTGCTGAAAAATGCACAACGCGATTCCGCCCGCCTGCCTGTCCTGGAAATGTTCATGCAATCGCTGCTGTGGAAGAACCGCCCGGAACGCCTGATCGAAACCGCCCGGAGTCTTGTGGCGTTCCGTCCTGATCATGCGCCGACTCATGCCATCATGGGTTTCGCGCGGGAAAAGATCGGAGACAAGGCGGGCGCCATCGAAAGTTTTAAGCGCGCCATCGAACTGGATCCGGATCAAGGCGGGCGAACCTATCTCTCGCTCGGCAACCTGCTGCGCGATTTGGGGCAAGCCGACAAGGCGTTGGATATCTTCCGGGCGGGTGTCGCCCGCTATCCGGACGAACCGTGGCTGAACGCCAGCCTTGCGATTTCCCTGCGCGACAAAGGTGATCTGTCCGGGGCGATCGCGGCGTTCAACGCGGCGGTCAATGCCGGAACCACCGATCCGAATCTGTGGGTCTTGCTGGGCGATGCCCAATCCGCCACCGGTGACAAAAAGGCTGCCGGCGACTCGTATCAAAAGGCCCTTGCGATGGATCCGTCGTGTCGAAGCGCTCGGGACGCCCTGAAGCGGTTGGGAAACTGA
- a CDS encoding Rid family detoxifying hydrolase has product MEKRCIIAPNGPPAQGPYSHAVAVGNLLFVSGQGPVAPDGSGIKRGTIQEEARLTLSNLKAILEDAGSGLGQVIKVTAFLADMNHFAAFNEVYKEFFVSDFPARTCVQAARLPMDIQVEVEAIALLPNVES; this is encoded by the coding sequence GTGGAGAAACGTTGCATTATCGCGCCGAACGGTCCGCCCGCACAGGGGCCGTATTCCCATGCCGTGGCCGTGGGCAATCTGCTGTTCGTGTCCGGGCAAGGACCCGTTGCGCCCGACGGCAGCGGCATCAAGCGCGGAACGATTCAGGAAGAAGCGCGGCTTACGCTGTCGAATCTCAAGGCCATTCTCGAGGATGCCGGATCCGGACTCGGACAGGTGATCAAAGTCACGGCGTTCCTGGCCGACATGAATCACTTTGCGGCATTCAATGAGGTCTACAAGGAATTTTTCGTTTCCGACTTCCCCGCCCGCACCTGCGTCCAGGCTGCACGCCTGCCCATGGACATACAGGTTGAAGTCGAGGCGATTGCCCTGCTGCCCAACGTGGAATCATGA
- a CDS encoding tetratricopeptide repeat protein, giving the protein MTQQRRLNPIAFLLLAAFPACFTAQAQTTAHELNNQGAQFYSEGRFDAAIQSFERAYELVPDNATVRRNLCNAHQSAANALAKEADFAAAAKHLELAIGIDPENHAPLVQLGSYYLRLDLVPEAIARLEEAIDLAPRNLDAHELLGDAYYMDNDLPSARIQWEWVLQVAPNRPGLKQKLEKASREESVEAAFRPSSSRHFQFTYSPEIPTRMLRRALSVLERAYIEVGREFGGVYPPTPVQVIVYSAREFSAATNAGQHVGALYDGKIRLPLLADDGTPLSDEELRKRLYHEFTHVVVRFLAGPDAPWWLNEGLAETVARGDLEPGELALLRERASQDALFPLAALEKSPMDAIEPSVLAAAYAQAHATVLHLKSKYGRHRMARLLNEIAQRMPPEQAVHRNYNRNYNTLEKEIARSYGLF; this is encoded by the coding sequence ATGACACAACAACGACGACTGAACCCCATCGCGTTTTTGCTGCTGGCGGCGTTTCCGGCCTGTTTTACCGCACAGGCGCAAACAACCGCCCACGAATTGAACAACCAAGGCGCGCAATTTTACTCGGAGGGACGGTTCGACGCGGCCATTCAATCGTTTGAACGCGCCTATGAACTGGTTCCGGACAACGCCACCGTGCGCCGCAACTTGTGCAATGCGCACCAGTCCGCCGCAAACGCCCTTGCGAAAGAAGCCGATTTCGCGGCTGCGGCAAAACACCTTGAACTGGCCATCGGCATTGATCCGGAAAACCATGCGCCGCTGGTGCAACTGGGATCGTACTACTTGCGGCTGGATCTGGTTCCCGAAGCCATTGCGCGCCTGGAAGAAGCCATTGACCTTGCTCCGAGAAATCTCGATGCACACGAACTGCTGGGCGACGCGTATTACATGGACAACGACCTGCCGTCGGCGCGAATCCAATGGGAATGGGTCCTTCAGGTGGCGCCGAACCGCCCCGGACTGAAGCAAAAACTGGAGAAAGCATCCCGCGAGGAAAGCGTCGAGGCGGCATTCCGCCCGTCTTCGTCGCGTCATTTCCAGTTTACCTACTCTCCCGAGATTCCCACGCGCATGCTTCGGCGGGCATTGAGCGTGCTGGAGCGGGCATACATCGAAGTCGGGCGCGAATTCGGCGGGGTCTATCCGCCCACGCCGGTTCAGGTGATTGTGTACAGCGCGCGGGAATTTTCGGCGGCGACGAATGCCGGACAGCATGTCGGCGCGTTGTACGACGGCAAAATCAGGCTGCCCCTGTTGGCGGACGACGGCACTCCGCTCAGCGACGAGGAACTCCGAAAGCGTCTCTATCACGAATTCACGCATGTGGTGGTCCGATTCCTGGCCGGACCCGATGCGCCGTGGTGGCTCAACGAGGGATTGGCCGAAACCGTTGCCCGTGGCGATCTTGAACCGGGCGAATTGGCCTTGTTGCGCGAAAGGGCTTCGCAAGACGCCCTTTTTCCCTTGGCGGCTCTCGAAAAAAGCCCCATGGACGCTATCGAACCGTCGGTCCTCGCCGCGGCGTATGCGCAGGCGCACGCCACGGTCCTCCACCTGAAATCGAAATACGGACGCCACCGCATGGCGCGCCTGCTGAACGAAATCGCACAGCGAATGCCACCCGAACAGGCCGTCCACCGGAACTACAACCGAAACTACAATACGCTTGAAAAAGAGATTGCCCGATCCTATGGCCTTTTTTAA